Proteins encoded in a region of the Triticum urartu cultivar G1812 unplaced genomic scaffold, Tu2.1 TuUngrouped_contig_6006, whole genome shotgun sequence genome:
- the LOC125530011 gene encoding 30S ribosomal protein S17-like, translating into MRKVGVGAGARLFHNKVYNRYVKRTSKFMAHDEAETCNIGDRVRLDPSRPLSKNKHWIVAEVLRRAKMYVAPPPAPKASGATTQQTSTKSSA; encoded by the exons ATGCGAAAGGTGGGGGTGGGGGCGGGGGCCCGCCTCTTCCACAACAAGGTGTACAACCGCTACGTCAAGCGCACCTCCAAGTTCATGGCGCACGACGAGGCCGAGACCTGCAACATCGGCGACAGG GTTAGGCTGGATCCTTCTAGGCCGTTGAGCAAAAACAAGCATTGGATTGTTGCCGAGGTTCTTCGCCGAGCTAAGATGTATGTTGCGCCGCCACCTGCACCAAAAGCTTCTGGTGCCACAACTCAACAAACTAGTACCAAGTCATCTGCCTGA